The stretch of DNA CGCGAGAAATTCGGGCTAATTCGTTGCAGCTACAACTTCGAATCCTTCCTTTTCAAGGGCTTTTTTGATAATGTCCGTATTGCACGTGGACAGGCGAAAGTAATATACCCGCTTGCCGGTCTGCTGGGCCGACATTCCTACATTGATGATATCGCCGCCGTTATCGCTGATAATCTGCAGGACCTGTTTAAACAAGCCCGGCTCGTCTGCGATCACCAGGTCAATTCGTGAACTGGTGGTCAAAAGACCCATCATGTCTATGAAAGCCCGCAGGATATCCGTTTCGGTGATGATGCCGACCAGCTTTTTGTTCTTGACTACCGGCAGGCCTCCGATTTTATGTCTATAGATGATCCGGGCCGCAATTTCGAGGTCATCATCCGGATTAACCACGATCGGGTTCCTTATCATCAAATCGGCCAGGGATACATCTGCAACCATTGATGGAATAAGTCCCTGCTTCAAGTCGGCCAAAGTAACGAAACCCTTCAGCTTGTTTCCTTTTGAAACTACCGGGAGGTGTCGGATAGCGTTCACTTTCATAAGCTCAATGGCTTCCGCGATGGAGGCGTTTTCCGTAATAGTTATTGGATCAGGGATCATCAAGGAACTGATTTTCATAATATATTCCTTTCTTCAATCGATACTGTCCTTCTGCTTCGCTGTAAGTCCCGTTACTCGATAGTTGAATTCATAGGCCAAGCTGCGACTCCAGGTTTCATCGAATATGGTTTTATACCGGGTGCCGTCCTGCGGCCCAACCGGCTTGCCATAGGTAAAAAACCAGTTCACGATAGGGCTGCCGGTGAATCCCAAAGCCACCCAGTAGCGACCAGGAGAGAGAATCACCGCAGCATTGGTAAAATCAAAGTCCACCCAGGCATAACCGGGCATAAATTTCATCCGGCCGAGGTCTTTGATGTCGCTCGTGGCAATAATGTCACCGGGTATTCCTCCATCGTCTTTAAAAAGTTCAAGCCAAAGCTGCCCCTCGGAATTAAATTTGTGCAGGGCAAGCCCGACCTGCTGTAATTGCATCGGTTGGGTTAGAATGAACGTCTGGGCATATTGATTCCCCTGTGTGGTCACATATTCGGCCGTCTCCACCAGAAAGTTTTTGCGCAGTTCCATTGTATTTTCAGAACTCTGTTCAGCCGGACCGCGTGCGGACAAAAAATCTATATTCTCCGGAAAATCCAGGTTTCCAAATACATACGGCACTGTAAAGCGCAGGCGTTTTAAAACTTCTTCCGGCACCCTTTGGGGCGGAGCAGGAGGAGGACCTGCGGTTATTTTTAAAAAAGCGGCTTCGACTTGCGGGCAGAGCAGCAGTCCCCGGGGACCATAGTTGGTTTTCCGGGCTGAAAGTTTGATGCGGTCGCTGGCGAATTCAGCGTCAATGCTCTCTTCAAACAGCGGCCGGCCGGAGGCGTTTGCGGCCTGGACCCAACGCATGAGCCCGTCCTGGCGGGTCTCGTTGTTATCCAAACCGGCCTCTACCCGGATAAAACGGTTGCTGACAAAAAGTTCGGTTCCCTGGGGGTCGAAAGGTACCCAACCCAGATCCGGAAAATACACTTCGATCCAGGAATGCCGTCCCTGGGCCATCTTCATGGTCAGTATCGAATCTTTTAGATCGATGTCATAGGGCTGTTTCAAGGTAATGCCGTTAACGATACGAACCGGAATTCCGGAAGCGCGCATTAAGGCTGCCGCCAAATGCGAGTAGTTCTGGCAGTTGCCCTTGCCGCTGTGAAAGGAGTACAACGCATCGTAGCTTTGGGGAATAAGAACATAGTGCATATGATCCACGACCCACGTTAGTATCGTTTGCACCGCATCAAATTCATTTCTGGCCGCACGTGTCAACTCGCGGGCTTTGGATTTAATCTGCTCATCGCCGGCCGGAACTTGATCGGTGGCCTTTAAATATTCCCTAACCTGTTGCGGCAGATCGCCGAGTGGAAATGGAGCGCGGGTCTGCAAGACCTGCAGCTTGGTGCTGTTGACTGCCGTAAGGCGGATCGTTGTTTTCACCGGCCCGGGCGGTGCTTTCCAGGTCACTTCGATCACTTTGTTCCCGCGCTGGTCGGTTCTGTCCTCGCGCGTTGACGGCGGAGGCGAAAAGTTGAAATCAAGCCCCGTAATCTTCTGATTGTAAGTCGGTGACAAAAAAGACTCCGGCACGACATAGCTGAGCACCAATTTTTTGATGCCCGCCGACGGCTGTATCTTCTGCATCATCTGATATCGGATCTGTGATTCCTGACCACCGTTTAAAAGATAATTTTCGCCAAACACCGGAACCGCGGCAATCATAACCCAAAAAATTATTAACAAGCGCCTCATCATAATATCATAGATTAATTTGAAGAATCCAAGGCATTCAATACCAGGGTGATCGGTCGGTCTTCTTCGCTTTTACCGGTAAATCGGATGGGACCCGGCCGTCTGTAATTGTCATCGCCCGGGGTGGCCGCCTGCCATCTCTCTCTGAATGCCTTTGCAACCTTGAATGCCGGGGAATCGATATCCACGATGCTCTTTTCCAGAACCAGCGTTAATTTGCCCTTTCTTTCCTCAAGGTGCATCAATGGCGCAATCGGAATTCCGATCGGCTCCCACTGGGCAAAGTCCTTCTCAAGATTCCTGATGGCAGCCATTTGGCCGGTGGCACCTTTGGCGATCAGGCTGAAAACCGTCAATCCCAGGTTATAAGTATACATACAGTCAAAACGGGTGGGATCATTGCCCCGGCCGTCATAGCCATAGAAATGGAGCTGAGTGCTGAATTTCGGAACAGACTTTTTAAAAATCTTCTCAATCGGCGCCGGAATTTTATCTGCTTCGGAAATTGCGCCTTCCTTTACCA from Candidatus Desulfatibia profunda encodes:
- a CDS encoding transglutaminase domain-containing protein, giving the protein MLIIFWVMIAAVPVFGENYLLNGGQESQIRYQMMQKIQPSAGIKKLVLSYVVPESFLSPTYNQKITGLDFNFSPPPSTREDRTDQRGNKVIEVTWKAPPGPVKTTIRLTAVNSTKLQVLQTRAPFPLGDLPQQVREYLKATDQVPAGDEQIKSKARELTRAARNEFDAVQTILTWVVDHMHYVLIPQSYDALYSFHSGKGNCQNYSHLAAALMRASGIPVRIVNGITLKQPYDIDLKDSILTMKMAQGRHSWIEVYFPDLGWVPFDPQGTELFVSNRFIRVEAGLDNNETRQDGLMRWVQAANASGRPLFEESIDAEFASDRIKLSARKTNYGPRGLLLCPQVEAAFLKITAGPPPAPPQRVPEEVLKRLRFTVPYVFGNLDFPENIDFLSARGPAEQSSENTMELRKNFLVETAEYVTTQGNQYAQTFILTQPMQLQQVGLALHKFNSEGQLWLELFKDDGGIPGDIIATSDIKDLGRMKFMPGYAWVDFDFTNAAVILSPGRYWVALGFTGSPIVNWFFTYGKPVGPQDGTRYKTIFDETWSRSLAYEFNYRVTGLTAKQKDSID
- a CDS encoding CBS domain-containing protein, with amino-acid sequence MKISSLMIPDPITITENASIAEAIELMKVNAIRHLPVVSKGNKLKGFVTLADLKQGLIPSMVADVSLADLMIRNPIVVNPDDDLEIAARIIYRHKIGGLPVVKNKKLVGIITETDILRAFIDMMGLLTTSSRIDLVIADEPGLFKQVLQIISDNGGDIINVGMSAQQTGKRVYYFRLSTCNTDIIKKALEKEGFEVVAATN